A genomic window from Lotus japonicus ecotype B-129 chromosome 1, LjGifu_v1.2 includes:
- the LOC130737580 gene encoding uncharacterized protein LOC130737580, with protein MSQDHQEQAVLEHLEEVLAQERAKKAASTGGSRFPTMVVGLATGKSAPRVEELTVLRELRVDFENMAANGIDIRTEIMTQGWKSYFDRLSGQVYDKLVKELWKHADCDDYQVVSHILGRRIVITERSIAQLLGMDQVKAKRFQSVDNKMSGIRKTVNKELFGNWQLKKTEYKASDLYANLRVWFKIILTCINPRPLTSSSDYICTTQKVMLYFIKKKLSLWLSFFFFTYLKYCLRKSRTTSFEKKAVIYYIPFGKLLSDIFVESGLVKDLTDAGCTEDLTTTSGDALNGKNLKKLKMVKTVKVSHSDESLEDIIQQRIPVDDYPLWTMQDDRTAILHYLNMMIEEGYEVDVEEFFRTLPEGPRDEDLPSRKQKRDDSETESDEKPKKKKTKATTKAIATHLV; from the exons GTCTAGCTACTGGGAAATCCGCTCCAAGG GTTGAAGAACTCACTGTTCTCAGAGAATTGAGGGTGGACTTTGAGAACATGGCTGCAAATGGAATAGATATCAGAACTGAGATAATGACTCAAGGTTGGAAGAGCTACTTTGATAGGCTCTCAGGACAagtgtatgataaactggtgAAGGAGTTATGGAAGCATGCTGACTGTGATGACTATCAAGTAGTCTCACATATTCTGGGTAGAAGAATTGTCATCACTGAGAGGTCGATTGCTCAACTTCTAGGAATGGATCAGGTTAAGGCAAAGAGATTTCAGAGTGTTGACAACAAAATGTCTGGAATCAGGAAAACTGTTAACAAGGAACTCTTTGGTAACTGGCAACTGAAGAAGACAGAGTACAAAGCCAGCGATCTATATGCAAACTTGAGAGTATGGTTCAAGATCATTCTCACTTGCATCAACCCCAGACCTCTAACAAGCTCGTCGGACTACATCTGTACCACTCAGAAAGTGATGCTCTATTTCATCAAGAAGAAGCTGTCGTTGTggctttccttcttcttcttcacataTCTGAAATATTGCCTgaggaagtccagaaccacttCTTTTGAGAAGAAGGCTGTCATCTACTACATCCCCTTTGGAAAGCTTCTTTCTGACATATTTGTGGAAAGTGGCCTAGTGAAAGACTTGACTGATGCCGGGTGCACAGAAGATCTGACCACAACTTCTGGAGATGCGCTCAACggcaagaatttgaagaagttgaAGATGGTGAAGACAGTCAAAGTATCTCATTCTGATGAGTCTCTAGAGGATATCATCCAACAGAGAATCCCTGTTGATGATTATCCCTTGTGGACTATGCAGGATGATAGGACTGCCATTCTTCATTATCTGAACATGATGATCGAAGAAGGCTATGAAGTGGATGTGGAGGAATTCTTCAGGACCCTTCCAGAAGGTCCTCGTGATGAAGACCTTCCTTCCAGGAAGCAGAAACGGGATGATTCTGAGACAGAATCTGATGAGaagccaaagaagaagaagactaaaGCAACCACTAAGGCTATTGCTACTCACTTAGTATAG
- the LOC130737587 gene encoding uncharacterized protein LOC130737587, with the protein MVAGRNDEAIAEALAMLAGAIGQGQQANLGNHNQDEFRALGKFQRNNLPTFEGAYDPDKAQAGLKAIEKIFRVMNCTDAQKVQFGTHMLEKEAEDWWDNTVQRFEGNGMEITWDLFKGAFLEKYYPEDVRGKKEIEFLELKQGNGTVAEYATKFEELIKFCPHYNTVEAERSKCNKFVNGLRPEIKKAVGYQQIIRFSDLVNRSRIYDEDSRESAGHYKSLKEKKEKGQFRGKPYGNPADKGKQEAGHDKKPSGGGAPNPVRCYKCGVEGHRSPKCPNSEAT; encoded by the coding sequence ATGGTTGCCGGAAGGAATGATGAAGCTATCGCTGAGGCATTGGCAATGTTGGCTGGCGCCATTGGGCAAGGTCAGCAAGCGAACCTTGGGAACCATAATCAGGATGAATTCCGTGCTTTGGGAAAGTTTCAGAGGAACAATCTGCCAACCTTTGAAGGAGCATACGACCCTGACAAAGCACAGGCAGGGCTGAAAgcaattgagaagatctttcgaGTCATGAATTGTACTGACGCGCAGAAGGTGCAGTTTGGCACCCATATGCTTgagaaagaagctgaagattggtGGGACAACACTGTTCAGAGGTTTGAAGGTAATGGGATGGAGATTACTTGGGATCTTTTCAAGGGTGcatttctggagaagtactATCCAGAAGATGTGCGtggaaagaaggaaattgagTTTCTTGAACTGAAGCAGGGTAATGGAACCGTGGCGGagtatgctacaaagtttgaGGAGTTGATTAAGTTTTGTCCCCACTACAATACTGTCGAAGCTGAGAGATCTAAGTGTAACAagtttgtgaatggtttgagacCTGAGATCAAGAAGGCTGTGGGATATCAACAGATTATCCGATTTTCTGACCTGGTTAACAGGAGTAGGATATATGATGAGGATAGCAGGGAAAGTGCTGGTCACTACAAGtctttgaaagagaagaaagaaaaggggcaATTCAGAGGGAAACCGTATGGGAATCCTGCTGATAAGGGTAAACAAGAAGCTGGTCATGACAAGAAGCCGAGTGGGGGAGGAGCTCCTAATCCGGTTAGGTGCTACAAGTGTGGTGTTGAAGGACATCGTTCTCCTAAATGTCCCAATTCAGAAGCAACATGA